A genomic window from Canis lupus dingo isolate Sandy chromosome 13, ASM325472v2, whole genome shotgun sequence includes:
- the LOC118354674 gene encoding 40S ribosomal protein S29-like has translation MGHQQLYWSHGRKFGQGSCSCRICSNLHRLIQKYGLNMCHQCFCHYAKDIGFIKLD, from the coding sequence ATGGGTCACCAGCAGCTCTACTGGAGCCATGGGAGGAAGTTTGGCCAGGGCTCTTGTTCTTGCCGCATCTGTTCAAACCTGCACCGTCTGATCCAGAAATACGGCCTCAATATGTGCCACCAGTGTTTCTGTCATTACGCCAAGGATATAGGCTTCATTAAGTTGGATTAA